One Candidatus Binataceae bacterium DNA window includes the following coding sequences:
- a CDS encoding tetratricopeptide repeat protein yields the protein MSEARDEFSKLAAREPIPLARGALLIAKEEYPALDIENYLERFAELAREAEPLVRAGPNTIAKIQALSEFLFTRKGFDGNREAFADPRNSFLNDVLERRLGIPITLAVVYIEVGRRLGLNLFGVSFPAHFLVKAVDDRGELIIDPFNGGAILDLEEIRARLTQIYGQPVEVNPAMLKAVGAREVLTRMLRNLKNIYASASDWTRSLSVLDRILMLDPRAAEEVLERGALYERLECFGPALADFRGFLAQAPEHPGAEAAREAIVRLMRQVSRMN from the coding sequence ATGAGCGAAGCGCGCGACGAATTCTCGAAACTGGCGGCCCGCGAGCCGATTCCCCTGGCGCGCGGCGCCTTGCTGATCGCCAAGGAAGAGTACCCGGCCCTCGATATCGAGAATTACCTCGAACGCTTTGCCGAGTTGGCCCGCGAGGCCGAGCCGCTGGTCCGCGCCGGCCCCAACACGATCGCGAAAATCCAGGCGCTCTCCGAGTTTCTCTTCACGCGCAAAGGCTTCGACGGCAACCGCGAGGCCTTCGCCGATCCGCGCAACTCCTTTCTCAACGACGTCCTCGAACGCCGCCTCGGCATCCCGATAACGCTCGCCGTGGTCTACATCGAGGTCGGCCGCCGCCTCGGCCTGAACCTCTTCGGCGTCTCGTTTCCGGCGCACTTCCTGGTCAAGGCTGTCGACGATCGCGGCGAGTTGATTATCGATCCCTTCAACGGCGGCGCCATCCTCGATCTCGAAGAGATCCGCGCGCGCCTCACGCAAATCTATGGCCAGCCGGTCGAGGTGAATCCCGCGATGCTCAAGGCGGTCGGCGCGCGTGAAGTCCTCACGCGGATGTTGCGTAATCTCAAGAATATCTACGCCAGCGCGTCGGACTGGACGCGCTCGTTGAGCGTGCTCGATCGCATCCTGATGCTCGACCCGCGCGCGGCCGAGGAAGTCCTCGAGCGTGGCGCGCTCTACGAGCGGCTCGAATGCTTTGGCCCGGCACTCGCCGATTTCCGCGGCTTTCTCGCTCAGGCCCCCGAGCATCCGGGTGCCGAGGCCGCGCGCGAAGCGATCGTGCGCCTGATGCGCCAGGTCTCCCGCATGAACTAG
- a CDS encoding type II toxin-antitoxin system VapC family toxin has protein sequence MIILDTNVLSETLRPSPAASVSRWMRAQPSTDLFTTTLCKAEIFYGLALLPASHRRVRLERAVTAIFDEDFAERILPFDGAAARAFAGIAAHRRGLGRPINEFDAAIAAIARSCRATVATRNLADFSDCGIGVISPWAESG, from the coding sequence ATGATCATACTCGACACGAATGTACTTTCGGAGACTTTGCGTCCCAGCCCGGCGGCTTCGGTAAGTCGTTGGATGCGGGCCCAACCTTCGACCGATCTCTTTACTACGACCCTCTGCAAAGCCGAGATTTTTTACGGTCTGGCCCTGTTACCGGCGAGCCATCGCCGGGTCCGCTTGGAACGGGCAGTGACGGCGATATTCGATGAAGATTTCGCCGAGCGGATTCTACCCTTTGATGGAGCGGCGGCGAGAGCCTTCGCCGGGATTGCGGCGCATCGGCGCGGGCTGGGCCGTCCCATTAACGAGTTCGATGCAGCGATCGCCGCTATCGCGCGCTCGTGTCGGGCAACTGTCGCAACGCGGAACCTCGCGGACTTCTCCGATTGCGGAATTGGTGTTATCAGTCCGTGGGCGGAATCGGGATAA